In Candidatus Zixiibacteriota bacterium, the following are encoded in one genomic region:
- a CDS encoding DMT family transporter → MIKRARYKSPLANIGLFYTAAVWGSTFFLVKQSLISINPVVLVAYRFIIAAIILAGVLIYQKKTLFKHLKEGLILGFFIWVLYIAQTLGLKITTAANSGLITGFFVAFVPLFSILFFKKKPALTGIIATIVSLTGLLVLTGGLKNVNTGDIITLLSAMAYAIHILFADRYVKNGLDPYILNFQQFLFVGLASLLTGLIFKLPFTVADINVIWVILFLALFPTLSAFVIQLAAQRFTAPITVSLILAFEPVFAVIFAWTLGREYYETSKAIGGFLIFLALVISALPSRRLGNKN, encoded by the coding sequence ATGATAAAAAGGGCAAGATACAAATCACCATTGGCTAATATCGGCTTATTCTATACAGCCGCTGTATGGGGCTCAACATTTTTCCTTGTCAAGCAAAGCCTTATTAGTATTAATCCGGTTGTTCTTGTTGCTTATCGGTTTATTATTGCCGCTATTATCTTAGCCGGAGTTCTTATATATCAAAAAAAAACGCTGTTTAAACATCTAAAGGAAGGTTTGATTCTGGGTTTTTTCATCTGGGTGTTGTATATCGCCCAGACACTCGGTCTAAAAATTACCACCGCCGCCAACTCCGGCTTGATAACCGGTTTTTTTGTCGCTTTTGTACCGCTATTTTCGATACTGTTTTTCAAGAAAAAGCCTGCCCTGACAGGAATAATCGCCACGATAGTATCGCTAACCGGTTTATTGGTATTAACAGGCGGTCTTAAAAATGTTAATACCGGTGATATAATCACTTTGTTATCTGCGATGGCTTATGCTATTCATATCTTATTTGCTGATAGATATGTTAAAAACGGTCTTGATCCTTATATTCTGAATTTTCAGCAGTTTTTATTTGTAGGCTTAGCCAGTTTACTGACCGGACTTATTTTTAAACTGCCGTTTACTGTAGCTGATATTAATGTTATTTGGGTGATTCTATTCCTTGCCCTTTTTCCGACCCTGTCGGCGTTTGTTATTCAGCTTGCGGCGCAAAGATTTACCGCGCCAATTACAGTGTCGCTGATACTGGCATTCGAGCCGGTATTCGCCGTAATATTTGCCTGGACTCTTGGCAGGGAATATTATGAAACATCAAAAGCCATCGGCGGATTTTTAATATTTTTGGCATTGGTTATTTCTGCTCTGCCATCGAGGAGACTGGGAAATAAAAATTGA